In the genome of Desulfonauticus submarinus, the window TAAGTGTCGGTCAAGGCTCAATTGTCTCAGAAATAATTTATTGGGCAGGTGGAAGAAATATACTAAAATCATCTAAAAAACTTCTTAGGATAAGTGAAGAAAAGCTATTATCCTTAAATCCCCAGGTATATATAATTCAAAAAGGACCTATGAATAAAAAACCTATCTCTCTCCACAAAAGACCTCTCTTTAAAAAAATAAAGGCCGTTCTCACTAATCACATTCTTATAGTAAAAGAAAAGAATTTTTCCCGACCAGGACCTAGAAGTATAGAAGCAGTATTATTTCTACACCACTATTTAAAACAACAACACCTAATTCCTTAAAATACAGCTAACCCAAATTCTAACCATCTTAAAAAGTGTGTCCTATTACTTTAGGACACACTTTTCCTCCTATTTCAGTAAAAAACGCTATTTTATATCATTCTTACCATTATTTATTTTTTAAATTCTATAAACTCATAAAAATTATTCATGCTCGTGTTCATGTTTAGGTATTACTTCTCCTGTTACAGGATCATGCTCATGATCATGCTCGTGAGGATGAGAATGAACCATATCACCATGCCTATGTTCATGTTCATGAACAAATTTTTCATACTTAGAATCACTGCCTTGGCCACAACCACAAGTTTTACACATTTTTGCCTCCTTTATAAAATTGAGTTACAATATAAAAAATAGTCACAAACTTAACGCCTAAAAATAGATAAAATAAGTGTTAAAACTATACTAATAATTAAACACGTAACCCAAGGGAAGTAAAAAGTAAAGTTTCCTTTCTTATAAACAATATCCCCAGGTAATCCCCCGAAACGAAGACCTAATTTATCTCCTAAAAGAAAAATAACTCCTATGCCAATTAATAAAAAGCCCAATAAAATTAAAAATTTTCCTATTTCACTTCCCCAACCAAACATCTTTTCTCCTCCATAAAAAATTGAGGTATAATACTATCACTTAAAAGCATTCCTGTTCTTGTCAAACGCAAATATCCATCTCTAATACTAATAAGTTTATTTTTATGTAAAAGACAAATCACTGACTCAAATTTTTTAAAAAAGTTTATACCAGTAAGCTTATAAAATTCTCTAACATTTAGACCTTTAGTAGTACGCAAAGATAACATAATAAATTCATTGATCTTTTTCACTCTATTAATTTTTTCTCGTTCTCTTAAAAGACAGCCATTTTCTACCATTAAAACATATTCTTTTATATTAGCTGGATTCTGCCATCTTTTACTATTTATAGTAGAAACAGCCGAAGGACCTAGTCCCAAAAAATCCTGTCCTTCCCAATATCCCAAGTTGTGTAAACACCTATATCCCATCCGGGAAAAATTGGAGATTTCATATTGAATATAGCCATTTGCCTCTAAATACTCTCCACCATAAATATACATTCGACTAACTTCTTCTTCATCTGGCCACTTATAGTTTTTTTTATTCTCGCAAAGATAAGTGCCTTGTTCAAAAGTAAATCCATAGCACGAAAGATGCTCTGGTTTTAATCTAATTGCTTGTTTTAACTCTTCTAACCATCTCTTTACTGTCTGTTTAGGCAGTCCAAACATCAAATCTAAATTTATATTTTTAAAACCAATCCCTCGTAACAAAAAATAAGATTCTCGAACTTGCTTTAAATTATGAATTCGCCCAAGTAAGAATAAACTTTCTGGGTCGAAACTTTGAACTCCTAAACTAACTCTATTTACTCCTATATTTTTCCAAACAACCAACTTATCCTTTGGTTTACAAGACTCTGGATTAACTTCCAAAGAAAATTCTATCTGTCTCTCCACAGCAAAGTTTTTATAAATTAAAGAAACAATCCTATCTAATTCTTGCTCTTTTAGTAAAGAGGGAGTGCCACCACCTATATAAATACTATGAACTCTTGGAGATTGAAAATATCTAGACCAAAAATAAATTTCTTGTTCTAAACCTTTTAGATACAGTTCAACCATCTCGGGAACATATTCTAAAGAAAAAAATGCACAATAATTACATTTCTTCAAACAAAAAGGAAAATGAATATAAAGTAACATTTTTATTCAAACATTAATTCTTTTTTAAATCTATCAAATTCGCTATATATACAACCACAATATTCCTGACGATAGATGCCTAATTGTTTACTTTTATCCTGGCCAATTTTCCACCCCTCTCTAAAATCATAATACCAAAAATCAATTTTACTTCCTGAACATAAATCACGTCCTATTTCAAAAATCATATTATGCTTTTGAAATTTACTATATAGTAATGTTGTGGTAAAAAGATCAAATTTTCCCCTTCTGGCAATAAAAAATGTCTTTTCAAGGCGCATGTAATAACAATAAAAACATCTATTATTTTCTCTAAAATTAATTAATTGAAAATATTTCTGAGGATTATAATCTTTATCAAAACATAAATACCTAACATTAAAATATTTACATACCTCAATAAAAGCTTCCCTTCGCCTTAAATACTCTTTTAAAGGATGGATATTCGGATTAAAATAAATAGCAAATATATTAAAACCTTTTTGCTGTAAAACTTCAAAAGGATAAATAGAACAAGGCCCACAACAACAATGTATTAAAATATTTTTCACACTTTTTTCTCCTCAATAATAATTTGCGTTTTAAATTTATCTTCCAATTTTAGGATATTTCTCTTCTTATTATTTAATAAATATAACGCCAAGGTAGAGGGGAAATCAAAAACATATTGAGATTTTTTTTCTTCACTATGACGCAAAGTAGCATAAATTTTCTTCAAACTTAACTGAGCTTGCCACTCTAAACTAGGAAGAATACCTCGTCCTTGACAACAAGGACACATTTCCAAAGAAGAAGCAAAGGCAGATGTGCCCAAACGTTGACGAATAATTTGGGCCAAACCAAACCTTGAAATAGGGATAAAATCTGTCCTTGCTCTATCTTGTTTTAAACCATTTTTTAGTGTTTTTTCCACTTCTCGAATATATTTTTTGTCTTTCATTTCAATAAAATCAACAACTACCTGCCCACCAATATCTCTCAACCTAAGTTGTAAAGGAATAATTTGAGCTGCCTCTAAATTGGCCTTATAAGCCATCTCTTTAAAATTCTTTTCGCCAGATATTTTTCCAGAATTTATATCAATAGCAGTCAAGGCCTCTGTATAGTCAAAAACTATTCTAGCTCCTGAAGGCAAATGGATTTCTCGGGAGTAAATTTGCTCAATTTGTTCGTCTAGATCAAAACGTTCAAATAACCCTAGCCCTCCTTTAGATATGTGCAAGCGAACTAAATTTTTCTTTCTAGGAAACATCAAGGCAATGTATTCTTCTAAGCGCACTGCTACAAGTTCATGATCAACCCACACTTCTTCTATATCTTGAGTTAAATAATCTCTAACAGCTCTAAAAATTAAATCCTTTTCCTCATAAACTAAACATGGTGCTTTTTGGGTTCTTGCCTTATGTTTAATATCTTTCCATAATCTCTTTAAAAAATTTAAATCCCTCACTAAACTGGCTTTTGTCTGGCCTTCACTCACTGTTCTCACAATAATACCCAAACCATCTTCTAACTCCATACTTTCTACTATTTTCTTAAGCCTTGTTCTTTCTTTAGGATCATCTATTTTTCGAGAAATACCAATATCCTCACTACCAGGAGTTAAAACAAGATATCTTCCAGGCAAAGATAAATAAGTAGTTAAATAAGCGCCTTTAGAGCCTGTAGGCTCTTTTACAACTTGAACCAATATTTCTTGTCCAGGACGCAAAACTCTATGTAGTGGAGGATATTTTTGTCTTGGCAATGGCTTTATATCTTTTTGGTAATACTCAGGATGAACTTCATCTACTTGTAAAAAGCCATTTTTTTCTGCTCCATAATTTACAAATGCAGCCTGTAAGGATGCATCAATATTATGAATTTTACCTTTATAAATATTTCCTTTGGTTTTAGCTTGAGAAATAACTTCTACATAATATTCTTCTAAAATCCCATTTTTAGTAATTGCTACCTCAACTTCTTCTTCAGGAAGATAACTAATAAACATTTTTCTTTTTGAATCTACTTTTTTCTTCATTTTCATCTCCACTATAGAATAATTTTATAGTATTGCTCACTCGTTTCAAAATCTTTTATTAATTTAACCTTTTGTTTTAAAATAAGTTTTTCAATCTCTTTTTTGACTTCATCTTCTTGAATACTAAGCGCAACACTAATATCTTTTATTGTTTGTGGCCGTCTCTTTAAAGAGTTTAAAATAAGGAAACTTATATCCTTAATATAACGAGAACTTATATTGTCTTCATTAGTGTTAGTTGATCTTTGTCTAGTAAAAGAAAAATTTGCAAATTTTTGCCTCCATGCTTCTAATTCTAGCTTATTTAAAGGATTTTTTACATAGGTACCAGGTCTTGTTAAAGTGGTAATGTCTACTCTATCAGGTTGAAGCTTTCGCACAAATTCATAAAGTTTTTGTTTATTCCTTTCACTTGCATTAATATTTGGTAAAAGAAGAATCTCTAAGAATATTTTCCCTTTAAACATCTGTTTTAAATTTAAAAGACCACCTTCAATATTTTTTACCCCTATTTCTTTAACAGGACGATTTATTTTTACAAATTCTTCCTCTATCGCACTATCAAAAGAAGGCAAAATAATGTCAAAAAGACTTAATTCTCTTAAAACAACTTCATTTTCTAACAGGCTACTATTAGTCAAAATAGCTAAAGGATAATCATAACGTTTTTTTATCTCTCGAGCTAAAAAACCCATGGTTATATTTAAACAAGGTTCCCCACTTCCTCCAAATGTTATTACCTCTGGTTTAATAGGCAATAATTTAAACCACTTTTCTAACTCATTTAAAATTAAGTCTGGATCAACATATACATCTCTTGCCAAAGTTTTATTTTTCGTCCTGCCAACTTCACAATACAAACAATCAAAAGAACAGATCTTTTCCCCTAACAAATCAATACCTAACGACCTCCCTAATCTAGATGATTTTACTGGACCAAAAATATATTTAAATTTCATTTTCTCTCCCTTTCAAAAATTAATACTTAAATTCTATCCAATATAATTACTTGACAACAAGACAAACTCCTGTTTAGCGCCACCTTAAACAAAAATAAAGGAA includes:
- a CDS encoding radical SAM protein translates to MKFKYIFGPVKSSRLGRSLGIDLLGEKICSFDCLYCEVGRTKNKTLARDVYVDPDLILNELEKWFKLLPIKPEVITFGGSGEPCLNITMGFLAREIKKRYDYPLAILTNSSLLENEVVLRELSLFDIILPSFDSAIEEEFVKINRPVKEIGVKNIEGGLLNLKQMFKGKIFLEILLLPNINASERNKQKLYEFVRKLQPDRVDITTLTRPGTYVKNPLNKLELEAWRQKFANFSFTRQRSTNTNEDNISSRYIKDISFLILNSLKRRPQTIKDISVALSIQEDEVKKEIEKLILKQKVKLIKDFETSEQYYKIIL
- a CDS encoding DUF2905 domain-containing protein, which gives rise to MFGWGSEIGKFLILLGFLLIGIGVIFLLGDKLGLRFGGLPGDIVYKKGNFTFYFPWVTCLIISIVLTLILSIFRR
- a CDS encoding Rne/Rng family ribonuclease, whose product is MKKKVDSKRKMFISYLPEEEVEVAITKNGILEEYYVEVISQAKTKGNIYKGKIHNIDASLQAAFVNYGAEKNGFLQVDEVHPEYYQKDIKPLPRQKYPPLHRVLRPGQEILVQVVKEPTGSKGAYLTTYLSLPGRYLVLTPGSEDIGISRKIDDPKERTRLKKIVESMELEDGLGIIVRTVSEGQTKASLVRDLNFLKRLWKDIKHKARTQKAPCLVYEEKDLIFRAVRDYLTQDIEEVWVDHELVAVRLEEYIALMFPRKKNLVRLHISKGGLGLFERFDLDEQIEQIYSREIHLPSGARIVFDYTEALTAIDINSGKISGEKNFKEMAYKANLEAAQIIPLQLRLRDIGGQVVVDFIEMKDKKYIREVEKTLKNGLKQDRARTDFIPISRFGLAQIIRQRLGTSAFASSLEMCPCCQGRGILPSLEWQAQLSLKKIYATLRHSEEKKSQYVFDFPSTLALYLLNNKKRNILKLEDKFKTQIIIEEKKV
- a CDS encoding epoxyqueuosine reductase QueH produces the protein MKNILIHCCCGPCSIYPFEVLQQKGFNIFAIYFNPNIHPLKEYLRRREAFIEVCKYFNVRYLCFDKDYNPQKYFQLINFRENNRCFYCYYMRLEKTFFIARRGKFDLFTTTLLYSKFQKHNMIFEIGRDLCSGSKIDFWYYDFREGWKIGQDKSKQLGIYRQEYCGCIYSEFDRFKKELMFE
- the hemW gene encoding radical SAM family heme chaperone HemW, with amino-acid sequence MLLYIHFPFCLKKCNYCAFFSLEYVPEMVELYLKGLEQEIYFWSRYFQSPRVHSIYIGGGTPSLLKEQELDRIVSLIYKNFAVERQIEFSLEVNPESCKPKDKLVVWKNIGVNRVSLGVQSFDPESLFLLGRIHNLKQVRESYFLLRGIGFKNINLDLMFGLPKQTVKRWLEELKQAIRLKPEHLSCYGFTFEQGTYLCENKKNYKWPDEEEVSRMYIYGGEYLEANGYIQYEISNFSRMGYRCLHNLGYWEGQDFLGLGPSAVSTINSKRWQNPANIKEYVLMVENGCLLREREKINRVKKINEFIMLSLRTTKGLNVREFYKLTGINFFKKFESVICLLHKNKLISIRDGYLRLTRTGMLLSDSIIPQFFMEEKRCLVGEVK